A genomic region of Pelodiscus sinensis isolate JC-2024 chromosome 19, ASM4963464v1, whole genome shotgun sequence contains the following coding sequences:
- the LOC102457829 gene encoding adhesion G protein-coupled receptor E2-like has product MSSHSHSSYSVSVACAVIAGLLHYLLLACFTWMFLEGLHLFLTVRNLKVVNYTSASRFKKRHMYPFGYGFPALIVAISAAVNPKGYGTSDHCWLSLDRGFRWSFLGPVCAIILINVTFFALTLWILRSSLSSLNADVSTLRGHRLMTFKAIAQLFILGCTWCLGLLQVGPAATLMAYLFTIINSLQGAFIFLVHCLLNRQVREEYRRWIRGFRPPGRKSQTDDLSMSTVPTTSTKAMSG; this is encoded by the exons atgtccagccattCCCATTCCAGCTACAGTGTCTCTGTGGCTTGTGCAGTAATTGCCGGACTCCTACActacctcctcctggcctgctTCACCTGGATGTTCCTGGAGGGGCTGCACCTCTTCCTCACAGTCAGGAACCTGAAGGTGGTGAATTACACCAGTGCCAGCCGGTTCAAGAAGAGACACATGTACCCGTTTGGCTACGGATTCCCAGCCCTGATCGTGGCTATTTCTGCTGCAGTGAATCCTAAAGGCTACGGAACTTCCGACCA CTGCTGGCTCAGCCTGGACAGAGGCTTTCGCTGGAGTTTCCTGGGGCCAGTCTGTGCCATAATCCTG ATAAATGTGACGTTCTTTGCCCTGACCCTGTGGATCCTGAGAAGCAGTCTGTCCTCCCTCAATGCGGATGTGTCCACCCTCAGAGGCCACAG ACTAATGACCTTTAAAGCCATCGCCCAGCTCTTCATTCTGGGCTGCACCTGGTGCCTTGGTCTTCTCCAAGTCGGCCCAGCAGCCACGCTCATGGCGTATTTATTCACCATCATCaacagcctgcagggagccttcaTCTTCCTGGTGCACTGTCTCCTCAATCGCCAG GTGAGAGAGGAGTACAGGAGATGGATCAGGGGATTCCGACCACCCGGCCGGAAATCTCAGACAGACGATCTCTCCATGTCGACTGTCCCCACCACCAGCACCAAGGCG